In one Pseudomonas sp. SCA2728.1_7 genomic region, the following are encoded:
- a CDS encoding DUF1653 domain-containing protein, with the protein MPIQPGLYQHYKGPQYRVFSVARHSETEEEVVFYQALYGDYGFWVRPLSMFLESVEVDGEQVPRFALVQAEPSLFSKA; encoded by the coding sequence ATGCCGATACAACCTGGGCTCTACCAACATTACAAAGGTCCGCAGTACCGCGTATTCAGTGTTGCGCGGCATTCCGAGACCGAAGAAGAAGTGGTCTTTTACCAAGCCCTGTATGGCGATTACGGCTTTTGGGTACGCCCTCTGAGCATGTTTCTCGAGTCAGTCGAGGTTGACGGCGAGCAGGTGCCACGCTTTGCTTTGGTGCAAGCCGAACCGAGCCTTTTTTCCAAGGCATAA
- the topA gene encoding type I DNA topoisomerase, whose translation MGKSLVIVESPAKAKTINKYLGNQYVVKSSIGHIRDLPTSGSASASKEPAAKRGKAAAGEGPVLSPKEKARKQLVSRMGVDPDHGWKAKYEILPGKEKVIEELRRLAKDADTIYLATDLDREGEAIAWHLREAIGGDDSRYKRVVFNEITKKAIQEAFSEPGELDIDRVNAQQARRFLDRVVGYMVSPLLWAKIARGLSAGRVQSVAVKLVVEREREIRAFNPEEYWEVHADLGTTKGSTVRFEVAREKGEAFKPLNEAQAMAALEKLKSSSYSIVKREDKPTSSKPSAPFITSTLQQAASNRLGFGVKKTMMMAQRLYEAGYITYMRTDSTNLSADAVAMARTYIEDEFGKKYLPETPNVYSSKEGAQEAHEAIRPSDANTTPSKLAGMERDAERLYELIWRQFLACQMLPAQYLSTTVSVGAGDFELRAKGRILKFDGYTRVMPQIAKPGDDDVLPDMAQGDVMKLIKLDPSQHFTKPPARYSEASLVKEMEKRGIGRPSTYAAIISTIQDRGYVTLHNRRFYSEKMGDIVTERLSESFSNLMDYGFTAGMEENLDDVAQGERDWKSVLDEFYGDFKKKLEVAENPESGMRANQPVMTDIPCTTCGRPMQIRTASTGVFLGCSGYSLPPKERCKATVNLVPGDEIAADDEGESESLVLRGKHRCPICSTAMDAYLLDEKRKLHICGNNPDCAGYEIEEGSYRIKGYEGPSLECDKCGSEMQLKTGRFGKFFGCTNPECKNTRKLLKSGDAAPPKMDPVKMPELKCEKVNDTYILRDGASGLFLAASQFPKNRETRAPLVIEIVPHKDEIDPKYHFLCDAPKKDPDGLPAVIRYSRKTKEQYVQTEVDGKPTGWKAYFDGGKWTVEDKRTKPKAE comes from the coding sequence ATGGGCAAATCGCTGGTCATTGTGGAATCCCCGGCTAAGGCCAAGACCATCAACAAGTATCTGGGTAACCAATACGTGGTGAAGTCGAGTATCGGCCATATCCGAGACCTGCCCACCAGCGGTTCGGCTAGCGCCAGCAAAGAGCCAGCCGCCAAGCGCGGCAAGGCTGCTGCGGGCGAAGGTCCGGTGCTCTCGCCGAAAGAGAAAGCGCGCAAGCAGCTGGTCTCGCGTATGGGTGTCGATCCCGATCATGGCTGGAAAGCCAAGTACGAGATCCTCCCGGGTAAAGAGAAGGTGATCGAAGAGCTGCGCCGGCTCGCCAAAGATGCTGACACCATCTATCTCGCAACCGACTTGGATCGCGAGGGGGAAGCCATTGCCTGGCACCTGCGCGAAGCCATCGGTGGTGACGACAGCCGCTACAAGCGCGTGGTGTTCAACGAAATCACCAAGAAGGCGATTCAGGAAGCCTTCTCGGAGCCGGGCGAGCTGGACATCGATCGAGTCAACGCTCAACAGGCGCGTCGTTTCCTCGACCGCGTTGTGGGCTACATGGTTTCGCCGCTGCTGTGGGCAAAGATTGCCCGTGGCCTGTCCGCTGGCCGTGTGCAATCGGTTGCTGTGAAGCTGGTGGTCGAGCGTGAGCGCGAAATTCGTGCGTTCAACCCGGAAGAGTACTGGGAAGTGCATGCCGATCTCGGCACCACCAAAGGCTCGACCGTGCGTTTCGAAGTAGCTCGCGAGAAAGGCGAAGCCTTCAAGCCGCTCAACGAAGCTCAGGCCATGGCCGCGCTGGAGAAGCTCAAGTCTTCCAGCTACAGCATCGTCAAACGCGAAGACAAACCGACCAGCAGCAAGCCTTCGGCGCCATTCATCACGTCGACCCTGCAACAGGCTGCGAGTAACCGCCTGGGCTTCGGCGTGAAGAAAACCATGATGATGGCTCAGCGTCTGTACGAAGCCGGCTACATCACTTATATGCGTACCGACTCGACCAACCTCTCGGCCGATGCCGTGGCAATGGCGCGCACTTACATCGAAGACGAGTTCGGCAAGAAGTACCTGCCGGAAACGCCAAACGTCTACAGCAGCAAAGAAGGCGCGCAAGAGGCTCACGAAGCGATCCGTCCTTCCGACGCCAACACCACGCCGAGCAAGCTCGCAGGCATGGAGCGTGACGCTGAGCGCCTCTACGAGCTGATCTGGCGCCAGTTCCTCGCTTGCCAGATGCTGCCGGCGCAATATCTGTCGACCACCGTCAGCGTCGGCGCTGGCGATTTCGAGCTGCGCGCCAAGGGCCGTATCCTCAAATTCGACGGTTACACTCGTGTTATGCCGCAAATTGCCAAGCCAGGCGACGACGACGTTCTGCCTGATATGGCGCAGGGCGATGTGATGAAGCTGATCAAGCTTGATCCATCGCAGCACTTCACCAAGCCACCGGCGCGCTACTCGGAAGCCAGCCTGGTTAAAGAAATGGAAAAACGTGGCATCGGTCGTCCTTCGACTTACGCTGCGATCATTTCGACCATTCAGGATCGCGGTTACGTGACCTTGCACAACCGTCGTTTCTACTCGGAAAAGATGGGCGACATCGTCACCGAGCGTCTGTCGGAAAGTTTCTCGAACCTCATGGACTACGGCTTCACCGCCGGCATGGAAGAGAACCTCGATGACGTGGCGCAGGGCGAACGCGACTGGAAAAGCGTGCTGGACGAGTTCTACGGCGATTTCAAAAAGAAACTCGAAGTAGCCGAAAACCCGGAAAGCGGCATGCGCGCCAACCAGCCGGTCATGACCGACATTCCGTGCACGACCTGTGGTCGTCCGATGCAGATTCGTACTGCGTCGACTGGCGTGTTCCTCGGTTGCTCGGGTTACAGCCTGCCGCCGAAAGAGCGCTGCAAGGCCACCGTCAACCTGGTGCCGGGCGACGAAATCGCTGCGGACGACGAAGGTGAGTCGGAATCGCTGGTACTGCGCGGCAAGCATCGCTGCCCGATCTGCAGCACGGCGATGGACGCTTATCTGCTCGACGAGAAGCGCAAGCTGCACATCTGCGGTAACAACCCGGATTGCGCGGGCTACGAAATCGAAGAGGGCAGCTATCGCATCAAGGGCTACGAAGGTCCGAGCCTGGAATGCGACAAGTGCGGCAGCGAGATGCAGCTCAAGACCGGCCGTTTTGGCAAGTTCTTCGGTTGCACCAACCCTGAGTGCAAGAACACCCGCAAGCTGTTGAAAAGCGGTGATGCAGCGCCGCCGAAGATGGATCCGGTGAAGATGCCTGAGTTGAAATGCGAAAAGGTCAACGACACTTACATCCTGCGTGACGGTGCCTCCGGTCTGTTCCTGGCCGCCAGCCAGTTCCCGAAAAACCGTGAGACCCGTGCTCCGCTGGTGATCGAGATTGTGCCGCACAAGGACGAAATCGATCCGAAGTACCACTTCCTCTGCGACGCGCCGAAGAAGGATCCTGATGGTCTGCCAGCGGTCATCCGCTACAGCCGCAAGACCAAGGAGCAATACGTGCAGACCGAAGTCGACGGCAAGCCTACCGGTTGGAAAGCGTACTTCGACGGCGGCAAGTGGACGGTTGAAGACAAGCGTACGAAGCCAAAAGCTGAGTAA
- a CDS encoding DUF6586 family protein yields the protein MAHELYTRTNQKIYFAGLSLEALARAEEGRAMNSLALIQAGRESALFHLYGALLGLCHEIAGFYRLPQANAPRAEMLLTREVLESIAIPELAEMVELAGNSETWLAKLLAAHSALFQPPRVPHKPKGDVTQPLIQAINLDEEEAPEELSREELESWRQNLKGLAIRFREGLNEC from the coding sequence ATGGCTCACGAACTCTATACCCGTACCAATCAGAAGATCTATTTCGCCGGCCTGTCGCTCGAAGCCTTGGCTCGTGCTGAAGAAGGGCGTGCGATGAATTCTCTGGCGTTGATTCAGGCTGGGCGTGAATCGGCGCTGTTTCACCTGTACGGGGCCTTGCTGGGGCTTTGTCATGAGATCGCGGGTTTCTATCGTCTGCCGCAGGCCAATGCGCCGCGGGCGGAGATGCTGCTGACGCGTGAAGTGCTGGAGTCGATCGCAATTCCCGAATTGGCCGAAATGGTTGAGTTGGCGGGCAATTCTGAAACCTGGTTGGCGAAACTGCTGGCAGCGCATTCGGCGCTGTTTCAACCGCCACGAGTGCCGCACAAGCCGAAGGGTGATGTGACGCAACCGTTGATTCAGGCGATTAATCTGGATGAAGAAGAAGCGCCAGAGGAGTTGAGTCGAGAGGAGCTGGAGAGCTGGCGGCAGAACTTGAAAGGTCTGGCGATACGTTTCCGCGAAGGCTTGAACGAATGCTGA
- the sulA gene encoding SOS-induced cell division inhibitor SulA, with protein MQFPHPPQQTQLPLFEAFLAQPMAPILKEVVERPWIAEPEVFSELSLRGATGNCLNLLAPILRELSEDQDARWLTLIAPPASLTQTWLRDAGLNRERILLLQPRGAQSAQQLACEALKLGRSHTVVTWLNPLNANSRQQLINAARTGDAQSLNIRLG; from the coding sequence ATGCAGTTCCCACACCCCCCTCAGCAAACACAACTGCCTTTATTCGAAGCGTTTCTGGCACAACCGATGGCGCCGATCCTCAAAGAGGTCGTCGAGCGCCCGTGGATTGCTGAACCTGAAGTATTCAGCGAGCTGTCACTGCGCGGTGCTACCGGGAACTGCCTGAACCTGCTTGCCCCGATCCTTCGCGAACTCAGTGAAGATCAGGACGCACGCTGGCTGACGCTGATAGCGCCTCCTGCGAGCCTGACCCAGACATGGCTGCGGGATGCCGGCTTGAATCGCGAGCGTATTCTGCTGCTGCAACCAAGAGGCGCTCAAAGCGCTCAGCAACTGGCATGCGAAGCCCTGAAACTGGGTCGCAGTCACACCGTAGTCACTTGGCTCAACCCGCTGAACGCAAATTCACGGCAACAACTGATCAACGCCGCACGCACGGGCGATGCTCAGAGCCTGAATATTCGTTTGGGTTGA
- the lexA gene encoding transcriptional repressor LexA, protein MLKLTPRQAEILAFIKRCLEDNGYPPTRAEIAQELGFKSPNAAEEHLKALARKGAIEMTPGASRGIRIPGFEAKADDSTLPIIGRVAAGAPILAQQHIEESCNINPAFFHPRADYLLRVHGMSMKDIGIFDGDLLAVHTTREARNGQVVVARIGDEVTVKRFKREGSKVWLIAENPEFAPIEVDLKDQELVIEGLSVGVIRR, encoded by the coding sequence ATGCTAAAGCTGACGCCACGCCAAGCCGAGATTCTGGCCTTCATCAAACGTTGCCTCGAAGACAACGGCTACCCGCCAACCCGCGCGGAAATCGCTCAGGAACTGGGCTTCAAGTCGCCGAACGCGGCAGAAGAACATCTCAAGGCACTGGCCCGCAAAGGCGCCATCGAGATGACCCCAGGGGCTTCGCGCGGTATTCGCATTCCCGGCTTCGAAGCCAAGGCCGACGACTCTACCCTGCCGATCATTGGCCGGGTCGCTGCCGGCGCGCCGATCCTCGCCCAGCAGCACATCGAAGAGTCCTGCAATATAAACCCGGCCTTCTTCCATCCGCGCGCCGACTATCTGTTGCGCGTGCACGGCATGAGCATGAAGGACATCGGCATTTTCGACGGTGACCTCCTCGCCGTGCACACCACCCGCGAAGCGCGTAATGGCCAGGTCGTCGTCGCTCGCATCGGCGATGAAGTGACCGTCAAACGCTTCAAGCGTGAAGGCAGCAAGGTCTGGCTGATTGCCGAAAACCCTGAGTTCGCCCCTATCGAAGTCGACCTGAAAGATCAGGAACTGGTGATCGAAGGCTTGAGTGTCGGCGTCATTCGCCGCTAA
- a CDS encoding TetR/AcrR family transcriptional regulator encodes MAQSETVERILDAAEQLFAEKGFAETSLRLITSKAGVNLAAVNYHFGSKKALIQAVFSRFLGPFCISLDKELERRQAKPENKPTLEELLEILVEQALVVQPRSGNDLSIFMRLLGLAFSQSQGHLRRYLEDMYGKVFRRYMLLVNEAAPRIPPIELFWRVHFMLGAAAFSMSGIKALRAIAETDFGVNTSIEQVMRLMVPFLAAGMRAETGVTDAAMATAQLRPRSKSTPVAAKV; translated from the coding sequence ATGGCCCAGTCGGAAACCGTTGAACGCATTCTTGATGCTGCCGAGCAGTTGTTCGCGGAGAAAGGTTTCGCTGAAACCTCGTTGCGTTTGATCACCAGCAAGGCTGGCGTCAACCTGGCAGCAGTGAACTATCATTTCGGCTCGAAAAAAGCCCTGATCCAGGCGGTTTTTTCGCGCTTCCTCGGGCCGTTCTGCATCAGCCTCGATAAAGAGCTGGAGCGGCGTCAGGCCAAGCCTGAAAACAAGCCAACTCTTGAAGAGCTTCTGGAAATCCTCGTCGAGCAAGCCCTCGTGGTTCAGCCACGCAGCGGCAACGACTTGTCGATCTTCATGCGTTTGCTCGGCCTCGCGTTCAGCCAGAGCCAGGGCCACTTGCGTCGTTATCTGGAAGACATGTACGGCAAGGTTTTCCGTCGCTACATGTTGCTGGTCAACGAAGCCGCGCCACGCATTCCGCCGATCGAACTGTTCTGGCGCGTGCACTTCATGCTCGGCGCTGCCGCGTTCAGCATGTCCGGTATCAAGGCCCTGCGCGCGATCGCCGAGACCGACTTCGGCGTCAACACTTCCATCGAACAAGTGATGCGTCTGATGGTGCCGTTCCTCGCTGCAGGCATGCGCGCCGAAACCGGCGTCACCGATGCCGCCATGGCCACCGCGCAACTGCGTCCGCGTAGCAAATCAACGCCGGTCGCCGCCAAGGTTTAA
- the nagZ gene encoding beta-N-acetylhexosaminidase, whose amino-acid sequence MTAGLQGSLMVDVAGTWLTAEDRQLLRQPEVGGLIIFARNIEHPRQVRELSASIRAIRPDLLLAVDQEGGRVQRLRQGFVRLPAMRAIADNPNAEYLAEQCGWIMATEVLAVGLDLSFAPVLDLDYQRSAVVGTRSFEGDPERAALLAGAFIRGMNSAGMAATGKHFPGHGWAEADSHVAIPNDERSLDEIRANDLVPFAKLSKQLAAIMPAHVIYPQVDSQPAGFSRRWLQDILRGELQFDGVIFSDDLSMAGAHVVGDAASRIEAALTAGCDMGLVCNDRAAAELALSAAQRMKVKPSARIARMRGQAFASTDYRQDPRWLTAIGALKDAQLID is encoded by the coding sequence ATGACTGCTGGCCTGCAAGGCTCGTTGATGGTGGACGTCGCCGGTACCTGGCTGACGGCCGAAGATCGCCAATTGTTGCGTCAGCCCGAAGTGGGCGGCCTGATCATTTTCGCGCGTAACATCGAGCATCCACGTCAGGTGCGTGAACTCAGCGCATCGATTCGCGCGATTCGCCCGGATCTGCTGTTGGCAGTGGATCAAGAGGGCGGTCGCGTGCAGCGTCTGCGTCAGGGCTTTGTGCGTCTGCCGGCCATGCGTGCCATCGCCGATAACCCGAATGCCGAATACCTCGCCGAGCAATGCGGCTGGATCATGGCCACCGAAGTACTCGCGGTCGGGCTCGACCTGAGCTTCGCCCCGGTGCTCGATCTGGATTACCAGCGCAGCGCCGTCGTTGGCACCCGTTCGTTCGAAGGTGATCCCGAGCGCGCGGCACTGCTCGCCGGAGCGTTCATTCGCGGCATGAACAGCGCCGGTATGGCTGCGACCGGTAAGCATTTCCCCGGCCACGGCTGGGCCGAAGCCGATTCCCACGTTGCGATCCCGAATGATGAGCGCAGCCTCGACGAGATCCGCGCCAACGATCTCGTACCCTTCGCCAAACTCAGCAAACAATTGGCCGCGATCATGCCGGCGCACGTCATCTATCCGCAGGTCGATTCGCAGCCCGCCGGCTTCTCTCGCCGCTGGTTGCAGGACATCCTGCGCGGCGAGTTGCAGTTCGACGGCGTGATTTTCAGCGACGACCTGTCGATGGCCGGTGCTCACGTGGTCGGCGACGCCGCCAGTCGCATTGAAGCCGCACTGACTGCCGGTTGCGACATGGGCCTGGTCTGCAACGACCGCGCTGCCGCAGAGCTCGCCTTGAGCGCCGCACAACGCATGAAGGTCAAGCCATCGGCCCGAATTGCCCGTATGCGCGGTCAGGCATTCGCCAGTACCGATTATCGTCAGGATCCGCGCTGGCTCACCGCCATCGGCGCGCTCAAAGACGCTCAACTGATCGATTAA